One window of Akkermansia biwaensis genomic DNA carries:
- a CDS encoding entericidin, whose protein sequence is MMKTKLIILGVATLLGCVSCHTIGGVGRDVESVGNDINSAARATSRAM, encoded by the coding sequence ATGATGAAAACCAAATTAATTATTTTAGGCGTCGCCACCCTTCTTGGGTGCGTTTCCTGCCATACGATCGGCGGTGTGGGCAGGGATGTGGAATCCGTCGGCAACGATATCAATTCCGCCGCCCGGGCTACAAGCCGTGCCATGTAG
- a CDS encoding DUF4126 domain-containing protein — translation MNMEAVMGVLLGIGLGAACGFRIFVPLLVASIAIHGGFLTVTPEFAWLGGTPALITLSIATLLEIAGYYLPVIDNTLDVLGAPAAVIAGTILAAGFIGHMDPMLQWGLAAIAGGGAAGVIHGGMAAIRAAASATTGGLGNSAVSTAETVSASLVSILACVLPVLAVLLLGAAIYLLVRFAISLKRKLAQAGTPDKVEVQD, via the coding sequence ATGAATATGGAAGCCGTCATGGGCGTTTTGCTCGGCATCGGGCTGGGAGCGGCCTGCGGCTTCCGTATCTTCGTGCCCCTGCTGGTGGCCTCCATCGCCATCCACGGGGGCTTTCTGACCGTTACTCCGGAATTCGCGTGGCTGGGCGGCACCCCCGCCCTCATCACGCTTTCCATAGCTACCCTGCTGGAAATAGCAGGATACTACCTTCCTGTCATTGACAATACGCTGGACGTGCTGGGAGCGCCCGCGGCCGTCATCGCGGGCACCATCCTGGCCGCCGGATTCATCGGTCACATGGACCCCATGCTCCAGTGGGGACTGGCCGCCATTGCGGGCGGAGGAGCGGCGGGCGTCATTCATGGCGGCATGGCGGCCATTCGTGCGGCGGCCTCCGCCACTACGGGAGGACTGGGAAATTCCGCGGTCTCCACGGCGGAAACGGTATCCGCCTCCCTTGTCTCCATCCTGGCCTGCGTGCTGCCCGTTCTAGCCGTCCTCCTGCTGGGAGCGGCCATTTACCTGCTGGTCAGGTTCGCCATCTCCCTGAAAAGGAAACTGGCACAGGCCGGCACTCCGGACAAAGTGGAAGTTCAGGACTGA
- a CDS encoding entericidin: MNIKLILLTAATALGLASCNTISGIGKDVESMGSKIDSASQATSRSMQQ; the protein is encoded by the coding sequence ATGAACATCAAACTCATTCTTCTGACCGCCGCAACGGCTCTCGGCCTTGCCTCCTGCAACACCATCAGCGGCATCGGAAAGGACGTGGAATCCATGGGCAGCAAAATAGACAGCGCTTCCCAGGCCACAAGCCGCTCCATGCAGCAATAA
- a CDS encoding zinc ribbon domain-containing protein → MVGWQAMNHADLDQLLILQEKDARIARLRKELAALPEQRTRLLRQMEAIKQKALDAKKEVAGLEKDIRDVEGTIENKRSYIGKMKTLQSNTRKNEEYQKCIQEVEKTEAAIDELENAELELMERLETAKESLAQKILKVQDSQKEMEEILARFDRTAETDKQLLDNLTAERADLAAAIPEDSLGEYERMTKSKGVPVIVPMDEKGHCGGCHMVVTDNARMKVLGGHETVYCDNCHRILH, encoded by the coding sequence ATGGTAGGCTGGCAGGCGATGAATCATGCCGACTTAGACCAGCTGCTGATCCTGCAGGAAAAGGATGCGCGCATTGCCAGGCTCCGCAAGGAACTGGCCGCCCTGCCGGAACAAAGAACGCGCCTTCTCCGGCAAATGGAGGCCATCAAGCAGAAGGCCCTGGACGCCAAGAAGGAGGTTGCCGGCCTTGAAAAGGATATACGGGACGTGGAGGGAACGATTGAAAACAAGCGTTCCTACATCGGCAAGATGAAGACCCTCCAGTCCAATACCCGCAAGAATGAGGAATACCAGAAGTGCATTCAGGAGGTGGAAAAGACGGAAGCGGCCATTGACGAACTGGAAAACGCGGAACTGGAACTGATGGAGCGCCTGGAAACGGCCAAAGAGAGCCTGGCGCAAAAAATCCTCAAGGTGCAGGATTCCCAGAAGGAAATGGAAGAGATTCTGGCGCGCTTCGACCGGACCGCGGAAACGGACAAGCAGCTTCTGGACAATCTGACCGCCGAACGCGCGGACCTGGCCGCCGCCATTCCCGAAGATTCCCTGGGAGAATATGAGCGGATGACCAAAAGCAAGGGCGTCCCGGTCATCGTCCCCATGGATGAAAAAGGCCACTGCGGCGGATGCCACATGGTCGTTACGGACAACGCCCGCATGAAAGTGCTCGGCGGCCATGAAACCGTTTACTGCGACAACTGCCACCGCATCCTTCACTGA
- the lpxK gene encoding tetraacyldisaccharide 4'-kinase: MKSRSEEFEEWGTEVIFGRARGFRATMMRLVLRGASWLFKLVVLMRLYLFHSSIARQARLGTLVVSVGNITVGGTGKTPVVELLARTLTERGRKVAILTRGYKSAELDEAQEWKDKDGRQVENLPKIASDGRTRFLSPLYSGDEPFMLAKNLDGVAVLVDKNRIKSGIFAIEHLGCDTLLLDDGMQYLKLAHELDIVLVDCGAPFGTGAMLPRGTMREPKSSLARASYIVLTKCGGKPQDELIAKIRRYNPVAEIIVSDHGPKYLENVFTGERLPLEVLKGKWVACLSGIARPESFEDSLRSLGANVEICRRFPDHHWFEQSELEEFYDRCADRAMDMIVTTEKDAVRLEKPEEDPEVPIYFLRIEVEIYQGQEAWNRCVDRICGISEPRPRDEWTPSSSF; the protein is encoded by the coding sequence ATGAAATCCAGATCGGAAGAGTTTGAAGAGTGGGGGACGGAAGTTATTTTCGGCCGCGCCAGGGGATTCCGCGCCACGATGATGCGCCTGGTGCTGAGAGGCGCCTCCTGGCTGTTCAAGCTGGTGGTGCTGATGCGCCTGTACCTGTTCCATTCCAGCATTGCCAGGCAGGCCAGGCTGGGAACGCTCGTCGTCAGCGTAGGCAACATTACCGTGGGCGGCACGGGAAAAACGCCCGTGGTGGAACTGTTGGCGCGCACGCTCACGGAACGCGGCCGCAAGGTGGCCATTCTTACCCGCGGCTACAAGAGCGCGGAACTGGACGAAGCCCAGGAATGGAAGGACAAGGACGGAAGGCAGGTGGAAAACCTGCCTAAAATCGCCAGCGACGGCCGCACCCGCTTTCTCAGCCCCCTGTATTCTGGGGACGAACCGTTCATGCTGGCCAAGAATCTGGACGGCGTAGCGGTGCTGGTAGACAAGAACCGCATCAAGTCCGGCATTTTCGCCATCGAACATCTGGGTTGCGACACCCTCCTGCTGGACGACGGGATGCAGTACCTGAAACTGGCCCACGAACTGGACATCGTGCTGGTGGACTGCGGCGCCCCCTTCGGCACCGGGGCCATGCTGCCGCGCGGCACCATGCGGGAGCCCAAAAGCAGCCTGGCGCGCGCCAGCTACATCGTGCTGACCAAATGCGGCGGCAAGCCGCAGGACGAGCTGATTGCCAAAATCCGGCGCTATAACCCCGTGGCGGAAATCATCGTCAGCGACCACGGCCCCAAGTACCTGGAAAACGTCTTCACCGGGGAACGCCTGCCGCTGGAAGTGCTCAAGGGGAAATGGGTGGCCTGCCTCAGCGGCATCGCCCGGCCGGAAAGCTTTGAGGATTCCCTGCGCTCCCTGGGCGCCAATGTGGAAATCTGCCGCAGATTTCCGGACCACCACTGGTTTGAACAGTCGGAACTGGAAGAATTCTACGACCGGTGCGCGGACCGCGCCATGGATATGATCGTGACCACGGAAAAAGATGCCGTGCGGCTGGAAAAGCCGGAGGAAGACCCGGAAGTCCCCATCTACTTCCTCCGCATCGAAGTAGAGATCTATCAGGGACAGGAAGCCTGGAACCGCTGCGTGGACCGCATCTGCGGCATTTCCGAACCCCGGCCGCGGGACGAATGGACTCCCTCTTCTTCCTTTTGA
- a CDS encoding L,D-transpeptidase family protein, with amino-acid sequence MKKNVLLTGLGLVLAVCVVMVSRMACANDTDSRASAARERVTPVLNSFLGPCGARVGSPVFLRAVKEDSLLELWVKPDKGERYVLVKRYPIAAWSGGLGPKQKEGDRQTPEGFYEVVPSGLNPRSNYHLSFNIGYPNSYDRFLNRTGSLIMVHGRDVSIGCLAMTDPGIEELYTMVEQAMAAGQKSVPVQIYPFVPTPARLIQEKDSPHAAFWSLLARAWKWTETRHAPAPVVFRDGSLVLDSDVPCSGS; translated from the coding sequence ATGAAGAAAAACGTGCTGCTGACCGGGCTGGGGCTGGTTCTGGCAGTTTGTGTGGTTATGGTTTCCAGGATGGCGTGTGCCAATGATACAGACAGCCGGGCTTCCGCCGCCCGCGAACGGGTAACGCCCGTCCTGAATTCCTTTCTGGGTCCCTGTGGAGCCAGGGTGGGGTCTCCCGTGTTTCTGCGTGCCGTGAAGGAGGATTCCCTGCTGGAACTCTGGGTAAAACCGGACAAAGGGGAGCGCTACGTACTCGTCAAACGCTACCCCATTGCCGCATGGTCCGGAGGGCTCGGCCCCAAGCAGAAGGAAGGGGACAGACAGACGCCGGAGGGATTTTATGAGGTGGTTCCCTCCGGATTGAATCCGCGCAGCAATTACCATCTGTCCTTCAACATCGGTTATCCCAATTCCTACGACCGTTTCCTGAACAGGACGGGAAGTCTGATCATGGTGCACGGCAGGGACGTTTCCATCGGCTGCCTGGCGATGACGGATCCGGGCATTGAAGAACTTTATACGATGGTGGAACAAGCCATGGCGGCCGGTCAGAAGAGCGTGCCCGTGCAGATATACCCCTTTGTGCCGACTCCGGCGCGGCTGATACAGGAGAAGGATTCTCCCCATGCGGCATTCTGGTCCCTGCTGGCCCGCGCGTGGAAGTGGACGGAAACCCGCCACGCCCCGGCTCCGGTGGTGTTCCGGGACGGCAGCCTGGTTTTGGACAGTGACGTCCCGTGTTCCGGGTCATGA
- a CDS encoding M16 family metallopeptidase: MKAFTITSILAAACVLAAASPAAESQALAKAPAQAAAGIPKQDPQLIKGQLPNGLTYFIRPNAEPKGRFSIRLRVNTGSLNETDDIQGISHFLEHMVFNGSKHFKRGEMIPAMQKEGLGLGGDANAYTSFDETVYTMDVPSMKESTVNLAFTIMRDFADGALLEESAVNAERGIITSEYKARDSASYRVMKEVFSIMLDGTKIPHRYPIGTLEVIQNAPREKFVNYYQTHYVPSQMQLVIAGDITPEQGKEWVEKYFGSMKKDDYSFKADRGTLKTAAEATSHWITNKEATATEISINLVRPYEKKPDTIANRTRDIPLNMAYAMLNRRLEKMAKNTDCPFISAEAGRMELLETAEVDAIQARADYKNWKTALTTMEQELRRAVEFGFNKEELAEARSNSISAAENAIKSWPTAKSEDLASAIAQSAAQDMVFTTPEEDWSISREVIENLTPEQCQAALEKAWSNAHPRVIVTSNKENAQGSAEAMKTYREAQAAKVEPYRVDEQKAFSYKFGEPGKVTARKEAADLGVTQLTLSNGVRVNLKPTEFDKDSINITFAVDGGELSRPEKAAGLEIFTGAVMNGGGLTNHSNDDLAAVMAGKKVGVGFSMTDRSFVLTGNTNRKDLETQLQLQTAYLMYPGYREDGVVQLRRAIPMLYNKLAHEAQGAMKTQVPAILYKNNPRFTFPAQKQLESYQIKEVRDWVDAPLKNNYMEVTVTGDFKPEDIIPMLERTVGALPKRADAPAALDEKLRHPAMADFNFSRDLEYDSSIDKTLVCLFWKTPGGEDKKLARRLNMLKAVFYDRVFKGIREDMGETYSPFTGINISETYPDDGYIFTISSGVMRNKDAVRNAIAKIATELGKGNITQEELDRARNPILNSMERAQRDNGYWTGLLKDSQAKPDRLAQQRESIPDVKAITVDEVNKLARDIFGKGDHLNLNILPDHPATEAPPAEKQADKSEKAPAAVSTAAFCIHATAANVAKKEANARNDYAIIISEETAAMPEWKDVADKLAERHGGAIVTVKDSMFAKLDTLKKMAPRFLAVVARPEEIDRTVVNDLHRLTRRLDDDPYGDCIWGIVTGYAPEDAMRIASAESPLVMTRAMGTTNIDSGRFSESMCILDWQPFQYAEQRGYKEKVTPSFYTRGLREQEKGDQDSLGVTPKLTQYWEKNAPQFFATASHATQFNLEMPFGKGIIVSGNNQFHVLNKKQFQEFTTFLRGVLFNGKEDDLMAFIERSKAPVIKPGPGPAVWLAAGNCLVGDVMKTKNSMAVTALSRYGFNQLVGYTVPSWYGKGGWGTLGMLFSNHDNSSLAEAWYLNNQFILDETMTRFPKLMDVHFNSPDISGIKDDPEFSKGMAAAGYGMGKDQMGLIHDRDTVAFYGDPAWVARLDESHAKSPWHISWNDPEDAAKGFTVTANKDAKGRLGVWFPNRISTKTATVTVGDAATPVDKMGLLTNDFLLLRELELKKGEKAVVEMK; this comes from the coding sequence ATGAAGGCATTCACCATTACTTCCATTCTGGCCGCGGCATGCGTCCTAGCGGCGGCTTCCCCGGCCGCAGAATCCCAGGCACTGGCCAAGGCTCCAGCCCAGGCGGCAGCCGGCATTCCTAAGCAGGACCCGCAATTGATCAAGGGGCAGCTCCCCAACGGGCTCACCTATTTCATCCGCCCGAATGCGGAACCCAAGGGGCGTTTCAGCATACGCCTGCGCGTCAATACCGGCTCCTTGAATGAAACGGATGATATCCAGGGCATTTCCCACTTCCTGGAACACATGGTGTTCAACGGCAGCAAGCACTTCAAGCGCGGAGAAATGATCCCCGCCATGCAGAAGGAAGGCCTGGGGCTGGGCGGTGACGCCAACGCCTACACCTCGTTTGACGAAACCGTGTACACGATGGACGTTCCCAGCATGAAGGAATCCACCGTGAACCTGGCCTTCACCATCATGCGCGACTTTGCGGACGGCGCCCTGCTGGAGGAAAGCGCCGTCAATGCGGAACGCGGCATCATCACCAGCGAATACAAGGCGCGCGACTCCGCCAGCTACCGGGTCATGAAGGAGGTATTCTCCATCATGCTGGACGGCACGAAGATTCCCCACCGCTACCCCATCGGCACGCTGGAAGTGATTCAGAACGCCCCGCGGGAAAAGTTCGTGAACTATTATCAGACCCATTACGTTCCCAGCCAGATGCAGCTTGTCATCGCCGGGGACATCACCCCGGAACAGGGAAAGGAATGGGTGGAAAAATACTTCGGCTCCATGAAGAAGGACGATTATTCCTTCAAGGCCGACCGGGGAACCCTCAAGACGGCAGCGGAGGCCACCAGCCACTGGATCACCAACAAGGAGGCCACCGCCACGGAAATCAGCATCAACCTCGTGCGGCCCTATGAAAAGAAGCCGGATACCATCGCCAACCGCACCAGGGACATTCCGCTGAACATGGCTTACGCCATGCTGAACCGCCGCCTGGAAAAGATGGCGAAAAACACGGACTGCCCCTTCATTTCCGCGGAGGCTGGCCGCATGGAACTGCTGGAAACAGCGGAGGTGGACGCCATCCAGGCCCGGGCGGACTACAAGAACTGGAAGACGGCCCTGACCACCATGGAGCAGGAACTGCGCCGCGCCGTGGAATTCGGCTTCAACAAGGAGGAGCTGGCGGAAGCCCGCAGCAACAGCATTTCCGCCGCGGAAAACGCCATCAAATCCTGGCCTACGGCCAAGTCCGAGGACCTGGCTTCCGCCATCGCTCAGAGCGCGGCGCAAGACATGGTCTTCACGACGCCTGAGGAAGACTGGTCCATCTCCAGGGAAGTCATTGAAAACCTGACTCCGGAACAATGCCAAGCCGCCCTGGAAAAAGCCTGGAGCAACGCCCATCCCCGCGTAATCGTCACGTCGAACAAGGAAAACGCCCAGGGCTCCGCCGAGGCCATGAAGACCTACCGGGAAGCCCAGGCCGCCAAGGTGGAACCCTACAGGGTGGACGAGCAGAAGGCATTCTCCTACAAGTTCGGAGAACCCGGCAAGGTAACGGCCAGAAAAGAAGCCGCGGACCTGGGAGTCACGCAGCTTACCCTTTCCAACGGCGTGCGCGTCAACCTGAAGCCTACGGAATTCGACAAGGATTCCATCAACATCACCTTTGCCGTGGACGGCGGTGAGTTGAGCAGGCCGGAGAAAGCCGCCGGGCTGGAAATCTTTACGGGCGCCGTGATGAACGGCGGCGGCCTGACCAACCACTCCAATGACGACCTGGCCGCCGTCATGGCAGGCAAAAAAGTCGGCGTGGGCTTTTCCATGACGGACCGCTCCTTCGTGCTGACGGGCAACACCAACCGGAAAGACCTGGAAACCCAGCTCCAGCTTCAGACGGCCTACCTGATGTACCCCGGCTACCGCGAGGACGGCGTCGTCCAGCTCCGCCGCGCCATCCCCATGCTTTACAACAAGCTGGCTCACGAAGCGCAGGGAGCCATGAAGACGCAGGTCCCGGCCATCCTGTACAAGAACAATCCCCGCTTCACCTTCCCCGCGCAGAAACAGCTGGAATCCTACCAGATCAAGGAAGTACGGGACTGGGTGGACGCCCCCCTGAAGAACAACTACATGGAAGTGACCGTCACCGGTGATTTCAAGCCGGAGGACATCATCCCCATGCTGGAACGTACGGTAGGCGCCCTCCCCAAGCGAGCGGACGCTCCGGCGGCGCTGGACGAAAAACTGCGCCATCCGGCCATGGCGGACTTCAACTTCTCCAGGGATCTGGAGTACGACTCCTCCATTGACAAGACGCTGGTTTGCCTCTTCTGGAAAACGCCCGGCGGGGAAGACAAAAAGCTGGCCCGCAGGCTGAACATGCTCAAGGCCGTCTTTTACGACCGCGTCTTCAAGGGCATCCGTGAAGACATGGGAGAAACCTATTCCCCCTTCACCGGCATCAACATCAGCGAAACCTACCCGGACGACGGCTACATCTTCACCATCAGCTCCGGCGTCATGCGCAACAAGGACGCCGTCCGCAACGCCATTGCCAAAATCGCGACCGAACTCGGCAAGGGGAACATAACGCAGGAGGAACTGGACCGGGCGCGCAACCCCATCCTCAATTCCATGGAGCGCGCCCAGCGCGACAACGGCTACTGGACGGGCCTGCTGAAGGATTCCCAGGCCAAACCGGACCGCCTCGCCCAGCAGAGGGAAAGCATTCCGGACGTCAAGGCCATCACGGTGGATGAAGTGAACAAGCTTGCCAGGGACATCTTCGGCAAGGGGGACCACCTCAACCTGAACATTCTGCCGGATCATCCGGCTACGGAAGCTCCGCCTGCCGAAAAGCAGGCGGACAAATCCGAAAAAGCCCCGGCCGCCGTCTCCACGGCGGCTTTTTGCATTCACGCCACTGCCGCAAACGTCGCTAAAAAGGAGGCAAACGCCAGGAATGACTACGCCATCATTATCTCGGAGGAAACCGCGGCCATGCCGGAATGGAAAGACGTGGCGGACAAGCTGGCGGAAAGGCACGGCGGCGCCATCGTCACCGTGAAGGACTCCATGTTCGCCAAACTGGACACCCTCAAGAAAATGGCTCCCCGCTTTCTGGCCGTCGTCGCGCGCCCGGAGGAGATAGACAGAACCGTGGTCAATGACCTGCACCGCCTCACGCGCCGCCTGGACGACGACCCCTACGGGGACTGCATCTGGGGCATCGTCACGGGGTACGCGCCGGAAGACGCCATGCGCATAGCCTCCGCGGAATCCCCCCTTGTCATGACCCGCGCCATGGGCACTACCAACATCGACTCCGGACGGTTTAGCGAAAGCATGTGCATTCTGGACTGGCAGCCTTTCCAGTATGCGGAACAGCGCGGATACAAGGAAAAAGTGACGCCGTCCTTTTACACGCGCGGCCTGCGCGAACAGGAAAAGGGAGACCAGGATTCCCTGGGCGTGACGCCCAAGCTCACGCAATACTGGGAGAAAAACGCCCCCCAGTTCTTCGCCACCGCGTCCCATGCCACCCAGTTCAATCTGGAAATGCCCTTCGGCAAGGGAATCATCGTATCCGGGAACAACCAGTTTCATGTGCTGAACAAAAAGCAGTTCCAGGAATTCACCACCTTCCTACGCGGCGTGCTGTTCAACGGAAAGGAAGACGATCTGATGGCCTTTATTGAACGGAGCAAGGCTCCCGTGATCAAGCCCGGCCCGGGCCCCGCCGTCTGGCTGGCCGCGGGCAACTGCCTGGTGGGAGACGTGATGAAAACGAAAAACTCCATGGCCGTCACCGCCCTGAGCCGCTACGGCTTCAACCAGCTTGTGGGCTACACCGTTCCTTCCTGGTACGGCAAGGGCGGCTGGGGAACCCTGGGCATGCTTTTCAGCAACCATGACAATTCCAGCCTGGCGGAGGCCTGGTACCTGAACAACCAGTTCATTCTGGACGAAACCATGACCCGCTTTCCCAAGCTCATGGACGTGCACTTCAATTCTCCGGACATCAGCGGCATCAAGGACGACCCTGAATTTTCCAAGGGCATGGCCGCAGCCGGCTACGGCATGGGCAAGGACCAGATGGGGCTGATTCATGACCGGGATACGGTAGCCTTTTACGGAGACCCCGCCTGGGTCGCCCGCCTGGACGAATCCCACGCCAAGTCCCCCTGGCACATCAGCTGGAACGATCCGGAGGACGCCGCCAAGGGATTCACCGTCACGGCCAACAAGGACGCCAAGGGAAGGCTGGGTGTCTGGTTCCCCAACAGAATCAGCACCAAAACGGCCACCGTCACGGTGGGAGACGCCGCCACCCCCGTGGACAAGATGGGGCTGCTGACCAACGATTTTCTTCTGCTCCGGGAACTGGAACTCAAAAAAGGGGAAAAAGCCGTCGTGGAAATGAAATGA
- a CDS encoding diaminopimelate dehydrogenase codes for MIKVAIVGYGNIGKYSVDALRAAPDMELVGIVRRPGSEPVHGIRTVADIEELGHVEVALLCTPTRSVEETALPLLARGINTVDSFDIHDKIVDLRRSLGAQAIKHNSVAVISAGWDPGTDSVMRSMMLAMAPKGITYTNFGPGMSMGHSVVARSKEGVEDALSLTIPTGSGIHRRMVYVVLKEGAKFSDVELAIKSDSYFSHDDTRVQQVPDIDALKDMGHGVLMERKGVSGTTQNQMFKFEMRINNPALTAQVMVASARASMKLGAGCYTLPEIAPMDFLPGDREELIAQLV; via the coding sequence ATGATCAAAGTAGCCATCGTAGGATACGGCAACATCGGGAAGTACTCCGTGGACGCCTTGCGCGCCGCTCCCGATATGGAACTGGTCGGCATTGTGCGCCGCCCCGGCAGCGAACCCGTTCACGGCATCAGGACCGTGGCGGACATTGAGGAGCTGGGGCACGTGGAAGTCGCCCTGCTGTGCACCCCCACCCGCAGCGTGGAAGAAACGGCCCTGCCCCTGCTCGCCCGCGGCATCAACACGGTGGACAGCTTCGACATTCACGACAAGATCGTGGACCTGCGCCGCTCCCTAGGCGCCCAGGCCATCAAGCACAACTCCGTCGCGGTCATTTCCGCCGGATGGGATCCGGGCACCGATTCCGTGATGCGTTCCATGATGCTGGCCATGGCGCCCAAGGGCATCACGTACACCAACTTCGGCCCCGGCATGAGCATGGGCCACAGCGTGGTGGCGCGATCCAAGGAAGGCGTGGAAGACGCCCTTTCCCTCACCATCCCCACCGGCTCCGGCATCCACCGCCGCATGGTGTACGTAGTGCTGAAAGAGGGCGCGAAGTTTTCCGACGTCGAACTTGCCATCAAGTCCGATTCCTACTTCAGCCATGACGACACCCGCGTGCAGCAGGTGCCGGACATCGACGCGCTGAAGGACATGGGCCACGGCGTACTGATGGAGCGCAAGGGCGTTTCCGGAACCACGCAGAACCAGATGTTCAAATTTGAAATGCGCATCAACAATCCGGCCCTGACCGCCCAGGTCATGGTGGCCTCCGCACGCGCCAGCATGAAGCTGGGCGCCGGGTGCTACACATTGCCGGAAATCGCCCCCATGGATTTCCTGCCGGGCGACCGCGAAGAACTGATCGCGCAACTGGTTTAA
- a CDS encoding flotillin family protein translates to MDKIIPIAILVLFIILTASWLFSRYRMCPPDKILIVFGKVGTGQPAKCYHGGSTFVLPVLQSYSYLDLNPINIDVPLQGALSSQNIRVDVPSSFIVGISTLPEIMQNAAARLLGRTREEIRNLAAEIIMGQMRVVIASMTIEEINSDREKLIKGITEGVDVELHKVGLHLINANITDIQDASGYINALGKEAAARAINDATIKVAEETRRGEIGKAEAEKDQTVQVANARAVAIEGQNEAQIKIAESAAKLQVKQAEAKKLAEVAQKVQEAKTLEEAYQAEKEAELKRAERERATQEANILVSAQIEKSQREVQAQATAEVLKLEQEGKAQALLIQRKAEAEAIRQLAEGEAQATLLKKKAEGEGMEMVGRGEAAAIEAVLAGKASGFRQIVQAAGSSDAASNLLVTEQLTRIVELQSGAVKGLKFDKVIVMGNGGDSSVGGFVQNLVKDTLPLHELGKSVGLELPSFLGKSTDGKKAPAPAPAATVQAGATETTVKLS, encoded by the coding sequence ATGGATAAGATAATCCCCATTGCCATTCTGGTTCTCTTCATCATCCTGACGGCCTCCTGGCTGTTCAGCCGCTACCGCATGTGTCCGCCGGACAAAATCCTCATCGTCTTCGGCAAGGTGGGCACGGGGCAGCCCGCCAAATGCTACCACGGCGGCTCCACCTTCGTGCTGCCGGTGCTCCAGTCGTACAGCTACCTGGACCTGAACCCGATCAACATTGACGTGCCCTTGCAGGGCGCCCTGTCCTCCCAGAACATCCGCGTGGACGTTCCCTCCTCCTTCATCGTGGGCATCTCCACCCTGCCGGAAATCATGCAGAATGCCGCCGCCCGCCTGCTGGGCCGCACCCGGGAGGAAATCCGCAACCTGGCCGCGGAAATCATCATGGGCCAGATGCGTGTGGTGATTGCCTCCATGACCATTGAGGAAATCAACTCCGACCGCGAAAAACTTATCAAGGGCATTACGGAAGGCGTGGACGTGGAACTGCACAAGGTGGGCCTCCACCTCATCAACGCCAACATCACGGATATTCAGGACGCCTCCGGCTACATCAACGCCCTGGGCAAGGAAGCCGCCGCACGCGCCATCAATGACGCCACCATCAAGGTGGCGGAAGAAACCCGCCGCGGTGAAATCGGCAAGGCGGAAGCGGAAAAGGACCAGACCGTCCAGGTGGCGAACGCCCGCGCCGTCGCCATCGAAGGGCAGAACGAGGCCCAGATCAAGATTGCGGAATCCGCCGCCAAGCTGCAAGTGAAGCAGGCGGAAGCCAAAAAACTGGCGGAAGTGGCCCAGAAGGTGCAGGAAGCCAAGACCCTGGAAGAAGCCTACCAGGCTGAAAAGGAAGCGGAATTGAAGCGTGCCGAACGTGAGCGCGCCACCCAGGAAGCCAACATCCTAGTATCCGCCCAAATCGAAAAGAGCCAGAGGGAAGTACAGGCCCAGGCCACTGCGGAAGTGCTCAAACTGGAACAGGAAGGCAAGGCCCAGGCCCTGCTCATCCAGCGCAAGGCGGAGGCGGAAGCCATCCGCCAGCTTGCAGAGGGCGAGGCCCAGGCCACCCTGCTCAAGAAAAAGGCGGAAGGGGAAGGCATGGAAATGGTGGGCCGCGGTGAAGCCGCCGCCATTGAAGCCGTGCTGGCCGGGAAGGCCAGCGGTTTCCGGCAGATTGTACAGGCAGCCGGTTCTTCCGACGCCGCCTCCAACCTCCTGGTGACGGAACAGCTCACCAGAATCGTGGAACTCCAGTCCGGAGCCGTCAAGGGCCTGAAATTCGACAAGGTCATCGTGATGGGCAACGGCGGAGACTCCTCCGTAGGCGGATTCGTCCAGAATCTGGTGAAAGACACGCTGCCCCTGCATGAACTGGGCAAAAGCGTAGGACTGGAACTGCCCTCCTTCCTGGGCAAATCCACGGACGGGAAAAAGGCTCCCGCCCCAGCCCCTGCCGCTACGGTTCAGGCCGGGGCCACGGAAACCACCGTCAAACTAAGCTGA